In Halogeometricum sp. S1BR25-6, a single genomic region encodes these proteins:
- a CDS encoding class I SAM-dependent methyltransferase produces the protein MSVRDEFDEWAADGRDKGMEDRHWHTAKHVLARMPVEPGDVVLDLGCGSGYAGRALRETKGAGRVYGLDGAPEMARNARSYTVDDGDGNGGGDRTDEADAELGDVGFLVGDFDELPFADDSVDHVFSMEAFYYAADPHHTLEEIARILAPGGTFFCAVNYYEENEASHKWQDRISVEMTRWSGPEYREAFRKAGLHVAEQDNVPDRDIEIPPAEAFPTDDWETREAMVERYRTLGTLLTVGVAP, from the coding sequence AGACGAGTTCGACGAGTGGGCCGCGGACGGGCGCGACAAGGGGATGGAGGACCGCCACTGGCACACTGCCAAGCACGTCCTCGCGCGGATGCCCGTCGAACCCGGCGACGTGGTGTTGGACCTCGGATGCGGGAGCGGGTACGCCGGCCGCGCCCTCCGCGAGACGAAAGGGGCGGGCCGCGTGTACGGCCTCGACGGCGCGCCCGAGATGGCGCGCAACGCCCGGTCGTACACCGTCGACGACGGGGACGGAAACGGAGGCGGGGACCGAACGGACGAGGCGGACGCCGAACTCGGCGACGTCGGCTTCCTCGTCGGCGACTTCGACGAACTCCCGTTCGCGGACGACAGCGTCGACCACGTGTTCTCGATGGAGGCGTTCTACTACGCCGCCGACCCGCACCACACCCTCGAAGAGATAGCCCGCATCCTCGCGCCCGGCGGGACGTTCTTCTGCGCGGTGAACTACTACGAGGAGAACGAGGCGTCTCACAAGTGGCAGGACCGAATCTCCGTCGAGATGACGCGGTGGTCCGGTCCGGAGTACCGCGAGGCGTTCCGGAAGGCCGGTCTGCACGTCGCAGAACAGGACAACGTCCCGGACCGGGACATCGAGATTCCTCCCGCGGAGGCGTTCCCGACCGACGACTGGGAGACGCGCGAGGCGATGGTCGAACGCTACCGCACGCTCGGAACGCTCCTGACCGTCGGCGTCGCGCCGTAG
- a CDS encoding FAD-dependent oxidoreductase codes for MSSDNRPTERDESTAERDAYWFRTASGPPRDPLETDVRTDVAVVGAGIAGLTTALELAEAGRDVAVVERDRVGEGVTARSSAKVTSLHGFRYAGLAEEFGAETARGYAAANEAAIDYVERRCEAADADVGFRRLPAYTYVEDDSKRETVESEFEAAQRAGLSASLVEDVAVSEDAVGAVRVDDQAQFDPRAYLFALTEAVDDAGGVVFERTRATDLDTGAPHRVRTERGNVVADDVVVASHFPVFDRGGYFARQTPKHSLVVGVRVADPPTEAHFYRESEPYLSIRSAGASADDEPIVLVGGQNHQTGKDGSVRERYERLEQQAREHFDVESVECRWSTQDFTPIDDLPYVGEMGPVSDGVYVATGFDGWGMTNGTAAGRIIADLIRGEPNPYADVFDPSRFTPSAAGDFAKENAEVAKAFVGDWVTKPRADEVRNLDVDEATVLRDGSDVRGVYRDDDGDVHAVSAVCPHMGCLVEWNDGDRTWDCPCHGSRFDYEGGVVDGPAVEDLASVPESKSDGSASESDD; via the coding sequence ATGTCTTCCGACAACCGACCCACCGAGCGGGACGAATCGACCGCCGAACGGGACGCCTACTGGTTTCGCACGGCGTCCGGGCCGCCGCGCGACCCCCTCGAAACCGACGTGCGCACGGACGTCGCCGTCGTCGGCGCCGGCATCGCCGGTCTCACGACGGCGCTGGAACTCGCGGAGGCCGGCCGCGACGTCGCCGTCGTCGAACGCGACCGCGTCGGCGAGGGCGTCACCGCCCGATCGTCCGCCAAGGTGACCTCCCTGCACGGCTTCCGGTACGCGGGTCTCGCCGAGGAGTTCGGCGCGGAGACGGCCCGCGGGTACGCCGCGGCGAACGAGGCGGCCATCGACTACGTCGAACGACGGTGCGAGGCCGCCGACGCGGACGTCGGGTTCCGGCGCCTCCCCGCGTACACGTACGTCGAGGACGACTCGAAGCGCGAGACGGTCGAGTCGGAGTTCGAGGCCGCTCAGCGGGCGGGTCTGTCGGCGTCGTTGGTCGAGGACGTGGCCGTCTCCGAGGACGCCGTCGGCGCCGTCCGAGTCGACGACCAGGCGCAGTTCGACCCGCGGGCGTACCTGTTCGCCCTCACCGAAGCGGTCGACGATGCCGGCGGCGTCGTCTTCGAGCGGACGCGGGCGACGGACCTCGATACGGGCGCGCCGCACCGCGTGCGGACCGAACGCGGGAACGTCGTCGCCGACGACGTGGTCGTCGCCAGCCACTTCCCCGTCTTCGACCGCGGGGGCTACTTCGCCCGGCAGACGCCGAAACACTCCCTCGTCGTCGGTGTCCGCGTCGCCGACCCGCCGACGGAGGCACACTTCTACCGCGAGTCCGAACCCTATCTGTCGATTCGGTCGGCGGGCGCCAGCGCCGACGACGAACCCATCGTGCTCGTCGGCGGACAGAACCACCAGACGGGAAAGGACGGGAGCGTCCGCGAGCGCTACGAACGACTCGAACAACAGGCCCGCGAGCACTTCGACGTGGAGTCGGTGGAGTGTCGCTGGTCGACGCAGGATTTCACCCCCATCGACGACCTGCCGTACGTCGGCGAGATGGGTCCCGTCTCCGACGGCGTCTACGTCGCCACCGGGTTCGACGGATGGGGCATGACGAACGGCACCGCCGCGGGGCGAATCATCGCCGACCTGATTCGGGGCGAACCGAACCCCTACGCCGACGTGTTCGACCCGAGCCGATTCACCCCCTCCGCGGCGGGCGACTTCGCGAAGGAGAACGCCGAGGTGGCGAAGGCGTTCGTCGGCGACTGGGTGACGAAACCGCGCGCCGACGAGGTGCGAAACCTCGACGTCGACGAGGCGACGGTGCTCCGCGACGGGAGCGACGTCCGCGGCGTCTACCGCGACGACGACGGCGACGTGCACGCCGTCTCGGCCGTCTGCCCCCATATGGGCTGTCTGGTCGAGTGGAACGACGGCGACCGGACGTGGGACTGCCCATGTCACGGCTCCCGGTTCGACTACGAGGGCGGCGTCGTCGACGGCCCCGCCGTCGAGGACCTGGCGTCGGTACCGGAGTCCAAATCGGACGGGTCGGCGTCGGAATCGGACGACTGA
- a CDS encoding ABC transporter permease → MSGPARGNGSSSGISVRRAVAALRRWGERRALTVVAAVTALVLGLLFYYPVGTVFVDAVYVGGEWTLGPLVDVLTDPFYRQIFRFTAYQALLSTAASVALGLPGAWVLSRFDFRGRETLRSLTILPFVMPSIMVAIGFVATFGRTGTLNRLLEALGLTEVTLLYSLPAIVVAHAFYNAPLVTRVTTAAWESVDASAVETARTLGASPRRAFRDVVLPQLLPAIAVGATLTFIFTFASFPIVLALGGVQLATVEVFIYSRVQNLAFAEAASLAVVETALSLGLTYAYLRYEARMSSSGRGARPQRRRPLWPASWTRRAAATRLAVAGYGAVVALVFVAPVASMLLESVTGPQGEFTLDHYLFLLERQRTGTSYQVRPLTAVRNSLVFGLGTLALALPMGVVTSVLTTRDFRGRKVLDALLMAPLTVSGIVVGLGMLRGLVFGTVVFGTRVQVTGALAVVAAHAVGAYPFVTRTVAPLLGGLDPRLVESARTLGASRVRALLDIELPLVAAGVVAGAAFAFAISIGEFDSTVILAEGSNSYTMPVAVQRYLGRRLGPATAMGCVLLVVTGLSFVVIERFGGRTGGRGGF, encoded by the coding sequence GTGAGTGGACCAGCGCGTGGGAACGGCAGTTCGTCGGGAATTAGCGTGCGCCGCGCCGTCGCCGCCCTCCGACGGTGGGGCGAACGCCGCGCGCTGACCGTCGTCGCCGCGGTGACGGCGCTTGTCCTCGGTCTGCTCTTCTACTACCCCGTCGGCACCGTCTTCGTCGACGCCGTTTACGTGGGAGGCGAGTGGACGCTCGGTCCACTCGTCGACGTACTCACCGACCCCTTTTATCGACAGATATTCCGGTTCACGGCCTACCAGGCGCTCCTCTCCACCGCCGCCTCCGTCGCCCTCGGCCTCCCCGGCGCGTGGGTGCTCTCGCGGTTCGACTTCCGGGGGAGAGAGACGCTCCGCTCGCTGACCATCCTCCCGTTCGTCATGCCCTCCATCATGGTCGCCATCGGCTTCGTCGCCACGTTCGGCCGGACGGGGACGCTGAACCGACTGCTGGAGGCGCTCGGACTGACCGAGGTGACGCTGTTGTACTCGCTGCCCGCCATCGTCGTCGCGCACGCCTTCTACAACGCGCCGCTGGTGACGCGGGTGACGACGGCGGCGTGGGAGAGCGTCGACGCCTCGGCGGTGGAGACGGCGCGGACGCTCGGCGCGTCGCCCCGGCGCGCCTTCCGCGACGTGGTGCTGCCGCAACTCCTCCCGGCGATAGCCGTCGGCGCGACGCTCACCTTCATCTTCACGTTCGCCTCGTTCCCCATCGTCCTCGCTCTGGGCGGGGTGCAACTGGCCACCGTCGAGGTGTTCATCTACTCGCGCGTCCAGAACCTCGCGTTCGCGGAGGCGGCGTCGCTGGCGGTGGTTGAGACGGCTCTCTCGCTCGGCCTGACGTACGCCTACCTCCGGTACGAGGCGCGGATGTCGTCGAGCGGTCGGGGAGCGCGCCCGCAGCGCCGCCGCCCCCTATGGCCCGCATCGTGGACGCGGCGCGCCGCCGCGACGCGACTCGCGGTGGCCGGCTACGGCGCCGTCGTCGCCCTCGTGTTCGTCGCCCCCGTCGCGTCGATGCTCCTCGAAAGCGTCACCGGTCCGCAAGGCGAGTTCACGCTCGACCACTATCTCTTCTTGCTCGAACGCCAGCGGACCGGGACGAGCTATCAGGTCAGACCCCTCACGGCGGTGCGCAACTCGCTCGTCTTCGGCCTCGGGACGCTCGCGCTCGCACTGCCGATGGGCGTCGTGACGAGCGTGCTGACGACGCGCGACTTCCGGGGGCGGAAGGTGCTCGACGCGCTCTTGATGGCGCCGCTGACCGTCTCGGGCATCGTCGTGGGGTTGGGGATGCTCCGCGGCCTCGTCTTCGGCACCGTCGTCTTCGGAACCCGCGTGCAGGTGACCGGCGCGCTGGCCGTCGTCGCCGCGCACGCCGTCGGCGCGTACCCGTTCGTGACGCGGACCGTCGCCCCCCTGCTCGGCGGCCTCGACCCCCGACTCGTCGAGTCCGCGCGGACGCTCGGCGCGAGTCGCGTCCGGGCGCTCCTCGATATCGAGTTACCGCTCGTCGCCGCGGGCGTCGTCGCCGGCGCGGCGTTCGCCTTCGCCATCAGCATCGGCGAGTTCGACTCGACGGTCATCCTCGCGGAGGGGTCGAACAGCTACACGATGCCCGTCGCCGTCCAGCGCTACCTCGGGCGACGACTCGGACCGGCGACGGCGATGGGGTGCGTCCTCCTCGTCGTCACCGGCCTCAGCTTCGTCGTCATCGAGCGCTTCGGCGGACGGACCGGCGGCCGAGGCGGGTTCTGA
- a CDS encoding thiamine ABC transporter substrate-binding protein — MDRRSFLATAGAGGVAALAGCAGGDGTATEGDGTGTGSETGTQSQGTTTGTANGEMPELVVGTYGAFVDAPSTSPGPWLKQAFESEFDATLRYETPDSEVNYYIERALRNVDIPADLYVGLDVNMLIRIDENLDSGLFAPVDGLDRRDTVKESLEFDPRGRAVPYDTGYICIVYDETFGDGGFTAPETFDGLLRDQYAGDLLTQNPVSSATGKAFLLHTIKAKGEDGYLDYWGNLQENGVRVLEDWTASYTAYSNGEAPMVVSYSTDQVYANEEGENLAKHQLRFPNGQGYANPEGMAMFEGTDRPELARTFMDFVLRPEVQAEIAVRNVQYPATTTAELPESFAQYAQEPPEAVTFNYDTLRDNLSEWTSAWERQFVGN, encoded by the coding sequence ATGGACCGACGAAGCTTCCTCGCTACGGCGGGTGCGGGCGGCGTCGCGGCGCTCGCCGGATGCGCCGGCGGCGACGGAACGGCGACGGAAGGTGACGGGACGGGGACAGGTAGCGAAACCGGAACCCAATCGCAGGGGACGACGACGGGTACCGCGAACGGGGAGATGCCGGAGTTGGTCGTCGGCACGTACGGCGCGTTCGTCGACGCGCCGAGCACGAGTCCCGGACCGTGGCTGAAACAGGCGTTCGAGTCGGAGTTCGACGCGACGCTCCGCTACGAGACGCCCGACAGCGAGGTGAACTACTACATCGAACGCGCCCTGCGGAACGTCGATATCCCGGCGGACCTCTACGTCGGCCTCGACGTGAACATGCTCATCCGCATCGACGAGAACCTCGACTCGGGCCTGTTCGCGCCCGTCGACGGCCTCGACCGGCGCGACACGGTCAAAGAGTCACTGGAGTTCGACCCGCGGGGCCGCGCCGTCCCGTACGACACGGGGTACATCTGTATCGTCTACGACGAGACGTTCGGCGACGGCGGGTTCACCGCGCCGGAGACGTTCGACGGCCTCCTGCGCGACCAGTACGCGGGCGACCTGCTGACGCAGAACCCCGTCTCAAGCGCCACGGGCAAGGCGTTCCTCCTCCATACGATCAAAGCAAAGGGCGAGGACGGCTACCTCGACTACTGGGGGAACCTCCAAGAGAACGGCGTGCGCGTCCTCGAGGACTGGACCGCCTCCTACACCGCCTATTCGAACGGCGAGGCGCCGATGGTCGTCTCCTACTCCACCGACCAGGTGTACGCCAACGAGGAGGGGGAGAATTTAGCGAAGCACCAGTTGCGCTTCCCGAACGGGCAGGGCTACGCCAACCCCGAGGGGATGGCGATGTTCGAGGGCACCGACCGACCCGAACTCGCGCGGACGTTCATGGACTTCGTACTCAGACCCGAGGTGCAGGCGGAGATAGCCGTCCGCAACGTCCAGTACCCCGCGACGACGACGGCCGAGTTACCCGAGTCGTTCGCGCAATACGCGCAGGAACCGCCGGAGGCGGTCACGTTCAACTACGATACGCTCCGAGACAACCTCAGTGAGTGGACCAGCGCGTGGGAACGGCAGTTCGTCGGGAATTAG
- a CDS encoding AI-2E family transporter yields the protein MTLERRHVFGGLFILAGVAAAFLLRSVLGTVFFSVTVAYVLWPLRQALVRRGRSLRVASGLATAAAFLAASLVFLPLVVVVYLRYDSLVALVRRLPDEVVVELFGMVYRLTLEELVPVVLGFFRTLAGLLAVATPVLFVKVTLFVFVVYSLLVHGEDARRAVLALVPTSYQGVARAMNRRVRETLFAIYVLQAATAAGTFALALPVFLLLGYEPFVTLSTVAAILQFIPILGPSFLLAGLAAYHLLIGEVTQAILVVVVGGAVIAWLPDVLIRPRLARKTADIPGSLYFVGFFGGALTLGAVGIVAGPLAVGLFVETASLLSTELHPESVEGAE from the coding sequence GTGACTCTCGAACGTCGGCACGTGTTCGGCGGGCTGTTCATCCTCGCGGGCGTCGCCGCCGCGTTCCTCCTCCGCTCGGTGCTCGGGACGGTGTTCTTCTCCGTCACCGTCGCGTACGTCCTCTGGCCTCTCCGACAGGCGCTGGTCCGCCGCGGCCGGTCGCTCCGCGTCGCCAGCGGACTCGCCACGGCCGCCGCGTTCCTCGCGGCGTCGCTCGTGTTCCTTCCTCTCGTCGTCGTCGTCTACCTCCGGTACGACTCGCTCGTCGCACTCGTCCGTCGTCTCCCCGACGAAGTCGTCGTCGAACTGTTCGGCATGGTCTACCGCCTCACGCTCGAAGAACTGGTTCCGGTGGTTCTCGGCTTCTTCCGGACGCTGGCGGGCCTTCTGGCGGTCGCGACGCCCGTTCTCTTCGTCAAGGTGACGCTGTTCGTCTTCGTCGTCTACTCGCTGCTCGTCCACGGCGAGGACGCCCGCCGCGCCGTCCTCGCACTCGTTCCCACCTCCTATCAGGGCGTCGCCCGCGCGATGAACCGCCGCGTGCGCGAGACGCTGTTCGCCATCTATGTCCTGCAGGCGGCGACGGCCGCCGGGACCTTCGCCCTCGCGCTCCCGGTGTTTCTCCTCCTCGGGTACGAACCGTTCGTCACGCTCTCAACCGTCGCCGCCATCCTCCAGTTCATCCCCATTCTCGGCCCCAGTTTCCTCCTCGCCGGACTGGCGGCGTACCACCTCCTCATCGGGGAGGTGACGCAGGCGATTCTCGTCGTCGTCGTCGGCGGCGCGGTGATCGCGTGGCTCCCGGACGTGCTCATCCGCCCGCGCTTGGCCCGCAAGACGGCCGACATCCCGGGCAGCCTCTACTTCGTCGGCTTCTTCGGCGGCGCGCTGACGCTCGGCGCCGTCGGCATCGTCGCCGGCCCCCTCGCGGTCGGACTGTTCGTGGAGACGGCATCGCTGCTGTCGACGGAACTCCACCCGGAGTCGGTCGAGGGCGCCGAGTAG
- a CDS encoding sulfurtransferase, translating into MYEHIVVSPDWVAARLGAEGDGSADGADSTAGTDGAEDASDGASENGDEDGVRLVDVRDAWEFDGIGHLPGAVSVPFDEFRSSEGEEGMLPGEEAWESLLSAAGVGPDDHLVAYDDTHGVFAARFLVTAELYGHPTDRLHLLDGDYSAWNRERETTTEVEEPPETDYEVRDPERSPLVGYEAVLESLDEDGTVVVDTREDWEYEESHLPGAVNLDWRELVDDETRGLKSPEELESVLGEVGIGPDKRVVLYCNTARRISHTYVVLRSLGYENVAFYEGSLTEWEARGGPTETETEAN; encoded by the coding sequence ATGTACGAGCACATCGTCGTCTCCCCCGACTGGGTCGCCGCGCGACTCGGGGCGGAGGGCGACGGGAGCGCGGACGGGGCGGACAGCACGGCCGGTACGGACGGCGCGGAGGACGCAAGCGACGGAGCGAGTGAGAACGGAGACGAGGACGGGGTTCGCCTCGTGGACGTGCGCGACGCCTGGGAGTTCGACGGCATCGGTCACCTTCCCGGCGCGGTGAGCGTCCCGTTCGACGAGTTCCGGTCCTCCGAAGGCGAAGAGGGGATGCTCCCCGGCGAGGAGGCGTGGGAGTCGCTGCTGTCGGCGGCGGGCGTCGGACCCGACGACCACCTCGTCGCCTACGACGACACGCACGGCGTGTTCGCCGCGCGGTTTCTGGTCACCGCGGAGTTGTACGGCCACCCGACGGACCGCCTCCACCTGCTCGACGGCGACTACAGCGCGTGGAACAGAGAGCGCGAGACGACGACGGAAGTCGAGGAACCGCCGGAGACGGACTACGAGGTGCGCGACCCCGAGCGTTCGCCGCTGGTCGGCTACGAGGCCGTTCTGGAGAGTCTGGACGAGGACGGCACCGTCGTCGTCGACACCCGCGAGGACTGGGAGTACGAGGAGAGCCACCTCCCCGGCGCGGTGAACCTCGACTGGCGCGAACTCGTCGACGACGAGACGCGCGGACTGAAATCCCCCGAGGAACTGGAGTCCGTTTTGGGGGAGGTCGGAATCGGCCCCGACAAGCGCGTCGTCCTCTACTGCAACACGGCGCGGCGCATCAGCCACACGTACGTCGTCCTGCGGTCTCTGGGTTACGAAAACGTGGCGTTCTACGAGGGGAGCCTCACCGAGTGGGAGGCGCGGGGCGGCCCGACGGAGACGGAGACGGAAGCCAACTAA
- a CDS encoding sulfurtransferase has product MTSDGYAKDVLVSADWVDDHLDEFQSDDSEYRLVEVDVDTEAYDEGHAPGAIGFNWETQLQDQTTRDILDKEDFEDLLGSHGISEDSTVVLYGDNSNWFAAYTYWQFKYYGHDDVRLMNGGRDYWLDNDYPLSEEEPDFDAVDYSAKGPYESIRAYRDDVDHAIGEGLPLVDVRSPEEFSGEILAPPGLQETAQRGGHIPGAENISWAATVNDDGTFKSAEELEELYADQGIDGSETTVAYCRIGERSSIAWFALHELLGYDEVVNYDGSWTEWGNLVGAPIEKGN; this is encoded by the coding sequence ATGACATCCGACGGCTACGCGAAGGACGTGCTCGTCTCGGCGGACTGGGTGGACGACCACCTCGACGAGTTCCAATCTGACGACTCGGAGTATCGACTCGTGGAAGTGGACGTGGACACGGAGGCCTACGACGAGGGCCACGCGCCCGGCGCAATCGGCTTCAACTGGGAGACGCAACTGCAGGACCAGACGACCCGCGACATCCTCGACAAGGAGGACTTCGAGGACCTCCTCGGGAGCCACGGCATCTCCGAGGACTCCACCGTCGTCCTGTACGGCGACAACTCCAACTGGTTCGCGGCGTACACCTACTGGCAGTTCAAGTACTACGGCCACGACGACGTCCGTCTGATGAACGGCGGCCGCGACTACTGGCTTGACAACGACTACCCGCTCAGCGAGGAGGAACCCGACTTCGACGCCGTCGACTACTCGGCGAAGGGACCGTACGAGTCCATCCGCGCGTACCGCGACGACGTGGACCACGCCATCGGCGAGGGCCTCCCCCTCGTGGACGTCCGCTCGCCCGAGGAGTTCTCCGGCGAGATTCTCGCGCCCCCGGGACTGCAGGAGACGGCCCAGCGCGGCGGCCACATCCCCGGTGCGGAGAACATCTCGTGGGCCGCGACGGTCAACGACGACGGGACGTTCAAGTCCGCCGAGGAACTCGAAGAACTGTACGCCGACCAGGGCATCGACGGCTCCGAGACCACCGTCGCCTACTGCCGCATCGGCGAGCGCTCCTCCATCGCGTGGTTCGCGCTCCACGAACTGCTCGGCTACGACGAGGTCGTCAACTACGACGGCTCGTGGACCGAGTGGGGCAACCTCGTCGGCGCGCCCATCGAGAAAGGCAACTGA
- a CDS encoding MEDS domain-containing protein → MTTLQGNDGDEETTPGRTRGESENGRAIRRSTGPGPTDHDHDGGHRALVYEDRGEQFDAVAPFLRRGLERGERCLYVADDDSPDAVLAELRDRGIDADAALDSGALTVVTPPESRRPGGKFDREAMLEFWRDNIADAESDGHEGLRAAAEMTLALDGESTPEGLVEYEATLDSLAAADQCALLCQYDRTRFPDGVIDEIIETHPLIAQGETVSENVYYTPPEEVLGPDRPGDRVDRRLRTLREQAESKVALRDHERDLHALYEVVADAEGAFEEKLSALLELGCERFDMEMGALARVDAETDRFEVEATNGDHPDLVPGSEYPLSETYCRAAVAEGGTCAITDTGPFEDDLCYERFGVRTYLGTYLPFDDADDRTFWFVSRRPREEISTADEAFHHLMGQWVRYELEKRRQSDQFVALDDLNRTARAINGELAEQSTREEVERVVCDRLAESDSYAFAWFGAVEGSDVVPTTRATDRDAAGLAELGTGGLAARAARTGEPQVLRDTEARRDSEPWRELAGRGITGVASIPVAYEDERYGVLTLYTTRERAFDAKERNILSQLGEIIGLAVAVIDHERELAHERERLEFFNRLVRHNLLNGLNVVSARAELLDDAVDSEMAPHVRTVRERTDEMVDLVEQIRSLMRAVVETEVEDLEATDLEDALVGKVEQTRRTFEEAEFVLGDGVADAGAVLADDLLGEAFENLLDNAVRHNDKETPRVVVSVETSAEETTVRIADNGPGIDEGVNERLFEKGEKGLDSGGSGFGLHLAREIVESYGGAIRAESRSPEGTVFSVSLPRAAAD, encoded by the coding sequence ATGACCACGCTGCAGGGGAACGACGGGGACGAGGAGACAACTCCCGGACGGACTCGTGGGGAGTCCGAGAACGGGCGTGCGATTCGGCGGTCGACAGGACCGGGTCCCACCGACCACGACCACGACGGCGGGCACCGAGCGCTCGTCTACGAGGACCGCGGCGAGCAGTTCGACGCCGTCGCGCCGTTCCTCCGCCGCGGTCTCGAACGAGGAGAGCGGTGCCTCTACGTCGCGGACGACGACTCTCCGGACGCCGTTCTCGCCGAACTGCGGGACCGAGGTATCGACGCCGACGCCGCGCTCGACTCCGGCGCGCTGACCGTGGTGACGCCGCCGGAGTCGCGTCGGCCCGGCGGGAAGTTCGACCGAGAGGCGATGCTCGAATTCTGGCGGGATAATATCGCGGACGCCGAATCCGACGGTCACGAGGGCCTCCGGGCGGCGGCGGAGATGACGCTGGCGCTCGACGGCGAGTCGACTCCGGAAGGGCTGGTCGAGTACGAGGCGACACTCGACTCCCTCGCCGCCGCCGACCAGTGCGCCCTCCTCTGTCAGTACGACCGGACGCGGTTCCCCGACGGCGTCATCGACGAAATCATCGAGACGCATCCGCTGATCGCTCAGGGCGAGACCGTCTCGGAGAACGTCTACTACACGCCGCCCGAGGAGGTGCTCGGCCCCGACCGACCGGGCGACAGGGTCGACCGACGGCTCCGAACGCTGCGGGAGCAGGCGGAGTCGAAAGTAGCCCTGCGCGACCACGAACGCGACCTGCACGCCCTCTACGAGGTCGTCGCGGACGCCGAAGGGGCCTTCGAGGAGAAGCTCTCGGCCCTGCTCGAGTTGGGCTGTGAGCGCTTCGACATGGAGATGGGAGCGCTCGCGCGGGTCGACGCCGAGACCGACCGGTTCGAGGTCGAGGCGACGAACGGCGACCACCCCGACCTCGTCCCGGGGAGCGAGTACCCGCTCTCGGAGACGTACTGCCGGGCGGCCGTAGCCGAGGGCGGCACCTGCGCCATCACCGACACCGGACCGTTCGAAGACGACCTCTGCTACGAGCGGTTCGGCGTCCGGACGTACCTCGGAACGTACCTCCCGTTCGACGACGCCGACGACCGGACGTTCTGGTTCGTCAGCCGACGGCCGCGCGAGGAGATTTCGACGGCCGACGAGGCGTTCCACCACCTCATGGGCCAGTGGGTCCGCTACGAACTCGAAAAGCGACGGCAGAGCGACCAGTTCGTCGCGCTGGACGACCTCAACCGGACCGCCCGAGCCATCAACGGGGAACTCGCCGAGCAGTCGACCCGCGAGGAGGTCGAACGCGTGGTGTGCGACCGACTCGCGGAGTCGGACTCGTACGCGTTCGCGTGGTTCGGCGCCGTCGAGGGCAGCGACGTGGTGCCGACGACCCGCGCGACCGACCGGGACGCCGCCGGACTGGCGGAACTCGGGACGGGCGGCCTCGCGGCCCGCGCGGCCCGGACGGGCGAACCGCAGGTCCTCCGCGACACCGAGGCGAGGCGCGATTCCGAACCGTGGCGGGAACTGGCCGGGCGGGGAATCACCGGCGTGGCGTCGATTCCGGTCGCCTACGAGGACGAACGTTACGGCGTGCTGACCCTCTACACGACCCGAGAACGCGCGTTCGACGCGAAGGAGCGGAACATCCTCTCGCAACTCGGCGAGATAATCGGACTGGCCGTCGCGGTCATCGACCACGAACGGGAACTGGCGCACGAGCGCGAGCGACTGGAGTTTTTCAACCGCCTCGTCCGACACAACCTGCTGAACGGCCTCAACGTGGTCAGCGCGCGCGCCGAACTCCTCGACGACGCGGTCGATTCCGAGATGGCCCCCCACGTGAGGACGGTTCGGGAGCGGACGGACGAGATGGTCGACCTCGTCGAGCAGATTCGGTCGCTGATGCGGGCGGTCGTGGAGACCGAAGTGGAGGACCTGGAGGCGACCGACCTCGAAGACGCGTTAGTCGGGAAGGTCGAACAGACCCGGCGGACGTTCGAGGAGGCGGAGTTCGTCCTCGGAGACGGCGTCGCGGACGCCGGTGCGGTGCTGGCGGACGACCTGCTGGGGGAGGCGTTCGAGAACCTCCTCGACAACGCCGTCCGGCACAACGACAAGGAGACCCCACGCGTGGTCGTCAGCGTCGAGACGAGCGCCGAGGAGACGACGGTCCGCATCGCGGACAACGGTCCCGGCATCGACGAAGGGGTGAACGAGCGACTGTTCGAGAAGGGGGAGAAGGGCCTCGACAGCGGCGGGAGCGGGTTCGGACTCCACCTCGCGCGGGAGATAGTCGAGTCCTACGGCGGGGCGATTCGGGCCGAGAGTCGGAGCCCCGAGGGCACGGTGTTCTCGGTGTCGCTGCCGCGAGCGGCGGCCGACTGA